A stretch of Henckelia pumila isolate YLH828 chromosome 4, ASM3356847v2, whole genome shotgun sequence DNA encodes these proteins:
- the LOC140867699 gene encoding WRKY transcription factor WRKY51-like — translation MGDELFGYSRNQNGEMAIQEAAAAGLKSMDDLIRAVSKQNHQMDCREITDHAVSKFRTVISTFNRTGHARFRRAPVQPELAQAPSPPQKTLNLFSGPLEPSAKIGGFVKDSGEVMDKEWFSLSTSGNSSSTLLSSITGEGSVSNGKGGGGGSAARLLGSSTLAALVGEPPVSGKKCRDHKLHKHNHSGPSLCHCKKKKSGVKKTIKVPAISSKIADIPADEYSWRKYGQKPIKNSPYPRGYYKCSTVKNCPAKKHVERANDDPTMLLVTYSGEHLHAAQVITAPSQAQLTVVESSAT, via the exons ATGGGAGATGAATTGTTCGGATACTCCAGGAACCAGAACGGGGAAATGGCGATTCAGGAAGCTGCGGCGGCGGGGTTGAAGTCCATGGACGATTTGATTCGAGCGGTTTCGAAGCAGAATCATCAGATGGATTGCAGGGAGATTACTGATCATGCGGTGTCTAAGTTTCGGACTGTGATTTCTACGTTCAACAGGACCGGGCACGCCCGGTTCCGCCGCGCCCCGGTTCAGCCGGAGTTGGCTCAGGCTCCCTCTCCGCCGCAGAAGACCTTGAACCTGTTCTCTGGGCCTCTCGAACCTTCTGCGAAGATTGGTGGTTTTGTGAAGGATTCGGGTGAGGTGATGGATAAGGAGTGGTTCAGTCTATCGACTTCGGGGAACTCTTCGTCGACTTTGCTTTCGTCGATCACCGGAGAGGGCAGCGTTTCCAACGGAAAGGGCGGCGGCGGCGGATCGGCGGCGAGGTTGCTGGGTTCATCTACACTCGCTGCCCTCGTCGGCGAGCCCCCTGTATCCGGCAAGAAATGTCGAGACCATAAGTTGCATAAGCATAACCACTCCGGTCCATCGCTCTGCCACTGCAAAAAGAA gaaatcCGGGGTGAAGAAAACCATTAAAGTCCCTGCAATCAGCTCGAAAATCGCAGATATTCCGGCGGACGAATATTCTTGGAGAAAGTACGGCCAGAAGCCCATCAAGAATTCGCCATACCCACG GGGCTACTATAAATGCAGCACGGTGAAGAATTGCCCGGCGAAGAAACACGTGGAGAGGGCGAACGACGATCCGACGATGCTCCTCGTGACTTACTCCGGGGAGCACCTGCACGCGGCGCAGGTGATCACTGCTCCCTCTCAGGCTCAGTTAACTGTGGTTGAGTCGTCGGCGACGTGA
- the LOC140867696 gene encoding probable cyclic nucleotide-gated ion channel 14, with protein sequence MFLDKNSGMEFKKDKQVRFMNGEKQNNDAQHHEKQLPLYKNFGHLGKSEGGYGDKIPKLGRSKVFPEGQEPEKKTILDPGSELVLKWNRIFLFSCLVALFVDPLFFYLPSVLNQDTSSCMQTDLNLGIIVTCFRTVADVFYFLHIVIKFRTAYVSPSSRVFGKGELVMDLNKIGKRYLKSEFFIDAIAALPLPQIVIWSILPAIRSSHADHTNNALVLIVLLQYIPRLYLIFPLSSQIIKATGVVTKTAWAGAAYNLLLYMLASHVLGASWYVLSIERHATCLKSACRNEANSTGCSLRFLDCGTLNQADRSQWVQSTLVFTNCSPDNTTFFNYGIFGNAIGNNVVSSKFLEKYFYCLWWGLQNLSSYGQTLATSTFVGETLFAILIAIVGLVLFAHLIGNMQTYMQSITVRLEEWRLKRRDTEEWMRHRQLPENLQQRVRRFTQYKWLTTRGVNEESILQALPADLRRDIQRHLCLDLVRRVPFFSQMDDQLLDAICERLVSSLSTQGTYIVREGDPVTEMLFIIRGTLESSTTNGGRTGFFNSTTLRQGEFCGEELLAWALLPRSSLNLPSSTRTVRSLTEVEAFALRAEDLRFVANQFRRLHSKKLQHTFRYYSHHWRAWAACFIQAAWRRCRKRMMAKDLSMRESFSLSPDIEFPVETVESEDHGDQSASSNIFQTKQQLGVTILASRFAANTRKGAQKIKDVELPKLPKPEEPDFSAEPDDD encoded by the exons ATGTTTCTTGACAAGAATTCAGGCATGGAATTCAAGAAAGATAAGCAAGTGAG gtTTATGAACGGAGAAAAACAAAACAATGATGCCCAACACCATGAGAAGCAACTGCCCTTGTATAAAAATTTTGGGCATTTAGGGAAATCTGAAGGTGGATATGGAGACAAGATTCCTAAATTGGGTAGGTCAAAGGTTTTTCCAGAAGGCCAAGAACCTGAGAAAAAGACAATCTTGGATCCTGGGAGTGAACTTGTCTTGAAATGGAACAGGATTTTCTTGTTTTCTTGTTTGGTTGCACTCTTTGTGGATCCTTTGTTTTTCTACCTCCCATCTGTGTTGAATCAGGATACTTCCTCATGTATGCAAACAGACCTCAATTTGGGGATAATTGTCACTTGCTTTCGGACAGTGGCCGATGTTTTTTATTTCTTACACATTGTAATAAAGTTTAGGACTGCATATGTATCTCCTAGCTCGAGGGTGTTTGGAAAAGGTGAACTTGTTATGGATCTGAATAAGATAGGAAAGAGATATCTGAAGTCAGAATTTTTTATAGATGCCATTGCAGCTCTGCCTCTTCCTCAG ATTGTCATATGGTCCATACTACCTGCAATTAGAAGCTCCCATGCTGATCATACCAATAACGCTCTAGTACTGATCGTTCTGCTCCAGTATATTCCAAGATTATACCTGATTTTCCCATTAAGTTCTCAGATTATTAAAGCAACCGGAGTCGTTACAAAGACCGCCTGGGCTGGTGCTGCATATAACTTGCTGCTCTACATGTTAGCAAGCCAT GTCTTGGGGGCCTCTTGGTATGTATTATCAATTGAGAGACATGCAACATGTCTGAAATCAGCTTGCAGGAATGAAGCCAATAGTACCGGATGCTCCCTTCGTTTTCTCGACTGTGGTACTTTGAACCAGGCTGACCGGTCACAGTGGGTACAAAGTACACTTGTTTTCACTAACTGCAGTCCTGATAATACTACATTTTTCAATTATGGAATATTTGGAAATGCTATTGGAAACAACGTGGTCTCATCTAAATTCTTGGAGAAGTACTTCTATTGCCTATGGTGGGGTTTGCAAAACCTAAG TTCTTACGGTCAGACATTGGCAACAAGCACATTTGTTGGCGAAACATTGTTTGCTATACTAATTGCCATCGTGGGGCTTGTTCTTTTTGCCCATTTAATTGGAAATATGCAG ACCTATATGCAATCTATCACTGTGAGGCTTGAGGAGTGGAGACTCAAGCGTCGTGACACTGAGGAATGGATGAGGCATCGCCAATTACCAGAAAACTTGCAGCAACGTGTGAGACGTTTCACACAATACAAATGGCTTACAACAAGAGGGGTTAATGAAGAGTCTATCCTACAAGCTTTGCCAGCAGATCTTCGACGTGATATTCAACGTCACCTTTGTTTAGATCTTGTTCGACGT GTTCCTTTCTTCTCACAAATGGATGATCAACTtcttgatgcaatatgtgagcGCCTAGTGTCATCCTTAAGCACTCAAGGCACATACATTGTTCGTGAGGGTGATCCCGTCACAGAGATGCTCTTCATTATTCGAGGTACTCTCGAGAGCTCAACAACAAATGGAGGGCGAACAGGATTCTTCAACTCCACAACTTTGAGGCAAGGTGAGTTTTGCGGCGAGGAACTGCTCGCATGGGCATTGCTTCCAAGGTCATCCCTCAACTTGCCTTCTTCCACAAGAACCGTGAGATCGCTCACTGAAGTTGAAGCATTTGCACTGAGAGCAGAAGACCTCAGGTTTGTTGCGAATCAGTTCAGACGACTCCACAGCAAGAAGCTGCAGCATACTTTTCGGTATTACTCTCATCACTGGAGAGCCTGGGCCGCCTGTTTCATTCAGGCAGCCTGGAGACGATGCAGAAAGAGAATGATGGcgaaagatttgagcatgagGGAGTCGTTTTCTTTGTCCCCTGACATAGAATTCCCTGTTGAGACAGTTGAAAGCGAAGATCATGGGGATCAATCTGCATCATCAAACATTTTTCAAACAAAACAGCAATTGGGAGTCACCATATTAGCTTCAAGATTCGCTGCAAATACGAGGAAAGGAGCTCAGAAGATCAAAGATGTTGAATTGCCAAAGCTGCCGAAGCCAGAAGAGCCCGATTTTTCAGCTGAGCCTGATGATGATTAG